One stretch of Ipomoea triloba cultivar NCNSP0323 chromosome 8, ASM357664v1 DNA includes these proteins:
- the LOC116028052 gene encoding protein PHLOEM PROTEIN 2-LIKE A10, which produces MDLEVVRKGLALSPRKKKWLIGLGLVGVSSYGAYKVYNMPSVVRKRRRIMKVLGALISMAEMVSESAEVMSVVSNDLKEFLQSDSDEVPKSLKQLSKIAQSEEFVQSVSRVSEAVMIGVLRGYRSEENMGKIDELGSKNFSDKLMDRLTSSAGTGFVSVVVGSFARNLVMGFYSNSQPHEGLNGNHLSNGSYVKSNQSGWVDLLCDQRCKVLIADCIKTFVSTAVAIYLDKTVGVNFYDEIFSGLTNPEHHAKVRDILVSLCNGAVETLIKTSHQVLTTSGSKSDRGLSSPLSIVDHSVGSGQSSDKAFEQVSSGKVKEMRKSMDLQSNRWLNTVSSTLAVPSNRRLVLDVTGRVTFETVKSIVEFFLWKLSDSLRRSVSVLHKEVIERGLDVIRYVGAKSYVILTICFALFLHVLGSTQTLLPA; this is translated from the coding sequence ATGGATTTGGAGGTGGTGAGGAAGGGTTTGGCGTTGAGTCCGAGGAAGAAGAAGTGGTTAATTGGACTAGGTTTGGTTGGGGTTTCATCTTATGGAGCttacaaagtttataatatGCCGTCTGTTGtaaggaagaggaggaggattATGAAGGTGCTGGGAGCTTTGATTTCGATGGCTGAGATGGTGTCTGAATCTGCTGAAGTGATGAGTGTGGTCTCGAATGATTTGAAGGAGTTTTTGCAGTCTGATTCGGACGAGGTTCCTAAGAGTTTGAAGCAATTGTCGAAAATTGCACAGTCCGAGGAGTTTGTTCAGTCGGTGAGTAGAGTTTCCGAGGCTGTAATGATTGGGGTTTTGAGGGGTTATAGGTCGGAAGAAAATATGGGCAAGATTGATGAGCTTGGGAGTAAAAACTTTTCAGATAAGCTTATGGATAGGCTGACGAGTAGTGCTGGGACTGGTTTTGTTTCTGTGGTTGTTGGTAGCTTTGCGAGGAACTTGGTTATGGGATTTTACTCGAACAGCCAACCACATGAGGGGCTGAATGGAAATCACCTATCTAATGGCTCATATGTGAAATCAAACCAATCAGGGTGGGTAGATTTGTTATGTGATCAGCGATGTAAAGTGCTCATAGCTGATTGTATCAAGACATTTGTGAGCACTGCAGTTGCTATTTATCTTGATAAGACAGTGGGTGTTAATTTCTATGATGAGATATTCTCTGGGTTGACTAATCCTGAGCATCATGCCAAAGTGAGGGATATTCTAGTTTCTCTCTGTAATGGTGCTGTGGAAACCCTAATCAAGACATCTCACCAAGTCTTAACAACTTCTGGATCTAAGTCTGATAGAGGTTTGTCTTCCCCACTTTCCATTGTTGATCATAGCGTTGGTTCAGGTCAGTCAAGTGACAAGGCTTTTGAGCAAGTGTCTTCAGGGAAAGTAAAAGAGATGAGAAAATCCATGGACCTACAAAGTAACAGATGGCTGAATACTGTTTCATCAACATTGGCAGTGCCAAGCAATAGGAGACTTGTGCTTGATGTGACTGGCAGGGTGACGTTTGAAACTGTCAAATCCATTGTGGAGTTTTTCTTATGGAAACTGTCTGATAGCTTGAGAAGAAGTGTTAGCGTACTTCATAAAGAAGTTATCGAGCGTGGGCTGGATGTCATTAGATACGTTGGTGCCAAGTCATATGTCATTCTTACAATATGCTTTGCATTATTTTTGCATGTACTAGGCAGTACTCAAACTTTATTGCCTGCCTAA